A single Arachnia propionica DNA region contains:
- the rplI gene encoding 50S ribosomal protein L9, translated as MKLILTSTVDKLGIAGDVVEVRNGYGRNYLVPQGKAIVWSRGAEKQIEGIKRARDAREVRGVEHAQELRTQIEELTIKVPARAAESGSLFGAVTAANLALAVKKAGGPAIDKRSVSFAKPVKTVGNHVASVKLHPAVTARVGFEVIPA; from the coding sequence ATGAAACTCATTCTGACCAGCACCGTCGACAAGCTCGGCATCGCAGGAGACGTCGTCGAGGTCCGCAACGGCTACGGCCGCAACTACCTCGTCCCGCAGGGCAAGGCCATCGTCTGGTCCCGTGGCGCCGAGAAGCAGATCGAGGGCATCAAACGAGCCCGTGACGCCCGTGAGGTCCGTGGCGTCGAGCACGCGCAGGAGCTCCGCACCCAGATCGAGGAACTCACCATCAAGGTTCCGGCCCGCGCCGCCGAGTCGGGTTCGCTGTTCGGTGCCGTCACCGCCGCCAACCTGGCCCTGGCCGTGAAGAAGGCCGGCGGTCCCGCCATCGACAAGCGGTCGGTGTCGTTTGCCAAACCGGTCAAGACCGTTGGCAACCACGTCGCATCCGTCAAGCTGCACCCCGCGGTCACCGCGCGGGTCGGCTTCGAGGTGATTCCCGCCTGA
- the rpsR gene encoding 30S ribosomal protein S18, whose amino-acid sequence MAGPQRKSVNKKKIMPVKTTRVANIDYKDIATLKRFISERGKIRARRVTGLSVQDQRKIALAVKNAREVALLPYASTAR is encoded by the coding sequence ATGGCCGGTCCACAGCGCAAGTCTGTGAACAAGAAGAAGATCATGCCGGTGAAGACCACTCGCGTGGCCAACATCGACTACAAGGACATCGCGACGCTGAAGAGGTTCATCTCGGAGCGCGGCAAGATCCGCGCCCGCCGCGTGACCGGGCTGTCCGTCCAGGACCAGCGCAAGATCGCGCTCGCCGTCAAGAACGCGCGTGAGGTGGCCCTGCTGCCCTACGCCTCGACCGCCCGCTGA
- a CDS encoding single-stranded DNA-binding protein: protein MAGETQITLVGNLTGDPDLRFTPSGAAVANFTVASTPRTFDRQTGEWRDGEAMFINCAVWRQYAEHVAESLTKGMRVIVQGRLKSRSYETQQGDRRTVFEIDVDEVGPSLRYATAQVTRTSGGGQGGGNWQGNQNQGGGQNYGNQGGYGNQGQQGQGGYGNQSQQGQGGQGGDPWGSSGGGYGGGNRGGNDPWNQSAAEEPPF from the coding sequence ATGGCAGGCGAAACCCAGATCACGCTGGTGGGCAATCTCACCGGAGACCCGGACCTCCGCTTCACCCCCAGTGGTGCCGCGGTGGCCAATTTCACCGTCGCCTCGACGCCCCGCACCTTCGACCGACAGACGGGTGAGTGGCGCGACGGCGAGGCCATGTTCATCAACTGTGCCGTGTGGCGCCAGTACGCCGAGCACGTCGCCGAGTCCCTCACCAAGGGAATGCGCGTCATCGTGCAGGGCAGGCTGAAGTCCCGCAGCTACGAGACCCAGCAGGGCGATCGCCGCACGGTGTTCGAGATTGATGTCGACGAGGTCGGTCCCTCCCTGCGGTACGCCACCGCGCAGGTCACCCGCACCAGCGGCGGAGGCCAGGGCGGTGGGAACTGGCAGGGCAACCAGAACCAGGGTGGCGGACAGAACTACGGCAACCAGGGTGGCTACGGCAATCAGGGCCAGCAGGGGCAGGGTGGCTACGGCAACCAGTCCCAGCAAGGTCAGGGCGGCCAGGGCGGCGACCCGTGGGGCAGCAGCGGCGGAGGCTACGGCGGCGGGAACCGGGGCGGCAACGACCCGTGGAACCAGTCCGCCGCGGAGGAACCCCCGTTCTGA
- the rpsF gene encoding 30S ribosomal protein S6, which translates to MRKYEIMVLVDSDIDERQVPGLIEKHLEVITAGGGAVDNVDHWGRRRLAYDINKKSEASYTVVQVSCDPALVQEMDRLMGIDERIVRTKVLRLEK; encoded by the coding sequence ATGCGCAAGTACGAGATCATGGTCCTCGTCGATTCCGACATCGACGAGCGCCAGGTTCCGGGCCTGATCGAGAAGCACCTCGAGGTCATCACCGCCGGTGGTGGCGCGGTTGACAACGTCGACCACTGGGGTCGCAGGCGTCTGGCCTACGACATCAACAAGAAATCCGAGGCGAGCTACACCGTCGTGCAGGTCTCCTGCGACCCGGCGCTGGTCCAGGAGATGGACCGCCTGATGGGCATCGACGAGCGGATCGTCCGCACCAAGGTGCTCCGCCTCGAGAAGTGA
- a CDS encoding SGNH/GDSL hydrolase family protein, giving the protein MGAALAAAGIALGAAYVMGRATINRHAVDYAEHWRRAATDVPEDAIHYVALGDSAAQGVGASRVETSYVALLAERISQVSRRKVVVTNLSVSMATSRDVVRYQLPRLAELDRAPDILTLDIGGNDVVLPGNTLESFEKHFADILTQLPPGSFVADVPWFTLPVLSRRAERFNDAVADLITLHGHHRVHVHDATRGLGPLRYHINTAADWFHPNDTGYRAWADLFWEAIESSGHPDLPGFSETGPLG; this is encoded by the coding sequence ATGGGTGCCGCCTTAGCGGCGGCGGGAATAGCACTGGGCGCGGCCTATGTCATGGGACGCGCAACGATCAACCGCCACGCAGTCGACTACGCCGAGCACTGGCGCCGGGCAGCCACTGACGTCCCTGAGGACGCGATCCACTACGTCGCGCTTGGGGATTCCGCGGCCCAGGGTGTTGGGGCGAGCCGGGTGGAGACCAGCTACGTCGCGTTGCTCGCGGAGCGGATCTCGCAGGTGAGCCGACGGAAGGTCGTGGTGACGAACCTGTCGGTGTCGATGGCCACCAGCCGCGACGTCGTCCGCTACCAGCTGCCCCGGCTGGCGGAACTCGACCGCGCCCCCGACATCCTCACCCTGGACATCGGCGGCAACGACGTGGTGCTGCCGGGAAACACCCTCGAATCCTTCGAGAAACACTTCGCCGACATCCTCACCCAGCTGCCCCCGGGCAGCTTCGTCGCGGACGTGCCCTGGTTCACGCTGCCAGTGCTGTCCCGGCGGGCGGAGAGGTTCAACGACGCGGTGGCCGACCTCATCACCCTCCACGGCCATCACCGGGTCCATGTCCACGACGCCACCCGGGGCCTCGGGCCGCTGCGCTACCACATCAACACGGCGGCGGACTGGTTCCACCCCAACGACACCGGCTACCGGGCCTGGGCGGACCTCTTCTGGGAGGCGATCGAATCGTCCGGGCACCCGGACCTGCCGGGTTTTTCCGAGACGGGGCCGCTCGGGTAA
- a CDS encoding rhodanese-like domain-containing protein — MGLFDFLSKRSSGLSVEDAVLALSKGAVLIDVRSKAEYEAGHAPGARPVDPKDLHDDPLDAIHGGDPLAEVDSAVVVICDNGLRSSIAAAELREKGILAESVAGGLIAWGRDGNPIIPGPYRRR; from the coding sequence ATGGGTCTGTTCGACTTCCTGAGCAAACGCTCCTCCGGGCTGAGCGTCGAGGACGCGGTGCTGGCGCTCAGCAAGGGCGCCGTTCTGATAGACGTCCGCTCCAAGGCCGAGTACGAGGCCGGGCACGCACCCGGTGCCAGGCCGGTCGATCCCAAGGACCTGCACGACGACCCCCTCGACGCCATCCACGGCGGCGATCCCCTGGCCGAGGTCGACTCCGCCGTCGTCGTGATCTGCGACAACGGGCTGCGCAGCTCGATCGCCGCGGCGGAACTTCGGGAGAAGGGCATCCTCGCGGAGTCGGTCGCGGGCGGTCTGATCGCCTGGGGCCGCGACGGCAACCCGATCATCCCCGGCCCCTACCGCCGCCGATGA
- a CDS encoding ABC transporter ATP-binding protein, with amino-acid sequence MSFNTSISIRGLTRVYDVPGRDDARVVALDHVDADFPTGSFTAIVGASGSGKSTLLHCMAGLDQPTSGQVSMLGTATSELKPAKRAAFRAANTGFVFQEYNLIASLTAAENVSMPSRLAGNPLPDSQIRESLEAVGLGHRANLKPHQLSGGERQRVAIARVMASQPRIVFADEPTGALDLDSTGLVLDWLRELASRGTTVVMVTHDVEAAALADSVAVMSQGRLAEWSTTRDARVIAELVHTVRAL; translated from the coding sequence ATGAGCTTCAATACCTCGATCTCCATCCGCGGCCTGACCCGCGTCTACGATGTGCCGGGGCGCGACGACGCCCGTGTGGTCGCGCTCGACCACGTCGATGCTGACTTCCCCACCGGCAGTTTCACCGCGATAGTCGGCGCCTCCGGCTCGGGCAAGTCGACGCTGCTGCACTGCATGGCAGGCCTCGACCAGCCCACCAGCGGCCAGGTATCCATGCTCGGCACCGCCACCTCGGAGTTGAAACCTGCCAAACGCGCCGCGTTCCGTGCCGCCAACACCGGGTTCGTGTTCCAGGAGTACAACCTCATCGCATCACTGACCGCCGCCGAGAACGTATCCATGCCCTCCAGGCTGGCCGGCAATCCGCTCCCGGACAGCCAGATCCGGGAGTCCCTCGAGGCCGTCGGCCTCGGGCACCGGGCCAACTTGAAACCCCATCAGCTCTCCGGCGGTGAACGTCAGCGCGTGGCCATCGCCCGGGTGATGGCCAGCCAGCCCAGGATCGTCTTCGCCGACGAACCCACCGGCGCCCTCGATCTCGACTCCACCGGCCTGGTTCTCGATTGGCTACGGGAACTCGCCTCACGGGGAACGACGGTGGTCATGGTCACCCATGACGTCGAGGCCGCGGCCCTGGCGGACTCCGTCGCGGTGATGAGCCAGGGCCGGCTCGCGGAGTGGTCGACCACCCGCGACGCCCGGGTGATAGCCGAACTCGTTCACACGGTCCGCGCACTCTGA
- a CDS encoding FtsX-like permease family protein — protein MSTLIWKDLRHHASEWLWSLLVATVGGTIIGVVITSWWSAVQWSLAHPDGPYMLASNILGSNMVGYIGVSTAIVISTTLGLTVTAQQRSHALWKVLGIPGRRIRSVILWQVCAVGLVGGLLGGLLALPTARVYLLTWREFSLFSDDLPLSMPFFGVPATILVTALFSVLGGLSAARRAANIPEMQALREASSPRTRTKLWQWIAAGFFLIPVILIPILINFAPETLQSDNTPRMPNLPAKANSPDFESPGDRAVLGGGIGLMATLAALFIPNWTLRPLLIGWTSLIPGRNPAWFAARANARHRSAFSLTTIVPFAIAVAMTGVFYTVANAGRAAGGMNGGVNGFLTIMVPIFFVAGAGGVANIAMVGRTRRQEGALLGVIGARSGTILGSTVLEGAIYAITGILFGLAMTLLSAISAALMSGGGMEVFIGSIPVTTLLPAIGASLVLAITTTWLPAQLDRRPVMENLRQPV, from the coding sequence ATGTCAACCTTGATTTGGAAAGACCTGCGTCATCATGCCAGCGAGTGGTTGTGGTCGCTGCTGGTGGCTACCGTCGGCGGCACCATCATCGGCGTCGTCATCACCTCGTGGTGGAGCGCCGTGCAGTGGTCCCTGGCCCACCCGGATGGGCCGTACATGCTCGCGAGCAACATACTCGGCAGCAACATGGTGGGGTACATAGGAGTCTCAACCGCCATCGTCATATCAACGACCCTTGGCCTGACCGTCACCGCCCAGCAGCGTTCCCACGCGCTGTGGAAGGTACTCGGCATACCCGGTCGCCGTATCCGTTCGGTCATCCTGTGGCAGGTCTGCGCCGTCGGTCTGGTCGGTGGGCTGCTGGGAGGGTTGCTGGCCCTGCCCACGGCCCGTGTGTACCTGTTGACGTGGCGTGAATTCAGCCTGTTCTCGGATGACCTACCCCTGTCGATGCCGTTTTTCGGGGTTCCTGCGACGATACTCGTCACCGCCCTGTTCAGCGTGCTCGGCGGATTGAGTGCCGCGCGCCGGGCGGCGAACATCCCGGAGATGCAAGCGCTGCGGGAGGCGTCATCCCCCAGGACCCGGACGAAACTGTGGCAGTGGATCGCAGCCGGCTTCTTCCTGATTCCCGTGATTCTGATACCAATCCTCATCAACTTTGCCCCCGAGACCCTGCAAAGTGACAACACCCCCAGGATGCCCAATTTGCCTGCCAAGGCGAACTCCCCAGATTTCGAGTCCCCGGGCGACCGTGCCGTCCTGGGCGGGGGTATCGGACTCATGGCCACCTTGGCGGCGTTGTTCATCCCGAACTGGACCCTCCGCCCGCTGCTGATCGGGTGGACGAGCCTGATTCCCGGCCGCAACCCGGCCTGGTTCGCCGCCCGCGCCAACGCCCGGCACCGCTCGGCGTTCAGCTTGACGACGATCGTGCCCTTCGCCATCGCCGTCGCCATGACCGGAGTCTTCTACACCGTGGCCAATGCTGGACGGGCTGCCGGCGGCATGAATGGCGGGGTCAACGGTTTCCTGACCATCATGGTCCCGATCTTCTTCGTCGCCGGCGCCGGGGGCGTGGCGAACATCGCGATGGTGGGACGGACCCGCCGTCAGGAGGGAGCCCTGCTCGGAGTGATCGGAGCCAGGTCGGGCACGATCCTTGGCTCCACAGTCCTGGAGGGCGCGATCTACGCCATCACCGGAATCCTTTTCGGGCTGGCCATGACCCTGCTCAGCGCCATCTCCGCTGCACTGATGTCCGGAGGCGGGATGGAGGTTTTCATCGGCTCCATCCCGGTCACAACACTGCTGCCCGCGATCGGGGCATCGCTCGTGCTGGCCATCACCACCACGTGGCTACCCGCCCAGCTCGACCGCCGCCCGGTGATGGAGAATCTGCGTCAACCGGTCTGA
- the bluB gene encoding 5,6-dimethylbenzimidazole synthase — protein sequence MDLDCQEALKTIIKRRRDVRAEFTGDPLGEEELADLLNAAHAAPSVGNSQPWDFVVVRDPATLDAFAEHVAQCRQDYADSLDGEQREKFNPIKIEGIRESGMGIVATYDPTRFGPNVLGRHTISDAGVFSVVCAVQNLWLMATALDLGVGWVSFYQEPFLKELLGLPEQVRPVGWLCVGRVTKLQEVPDLIRFGWNHRIALEEVVHHDRW from the coding sequence ATGGATCTGGACTGCCAGGAAGCTCTCAAGACGATCATCAAACGCCGCCGCGACGTGCGCGCCGAGTTCACCGGCGACCCCCTGGGCGAGGAGGAACTCGCCGACCTCCTGAACGCGGCCCACGCCGCCCCGAGCGTGGGCAACAGCCAGCCCTGGGACTTCGTCGTCGTCCGCGACCCCGCCACCCTGGACGCCTTCGCAGAGCATGTCGCGCAGTGCCGACAGGACTACGCCGACTCCCTCGACGGGGAACAGCGGGAGAAGTTCAATCCCATCAAGATCGAGGGCATCCGCGAATCCGGGATGGGAATCGTCGCCACCTACGACCCGACACGCTTCGGGCCCAACGTCCTGGGACGCCACACCATCAGCGACGCCGGGGTGTTCTCGGTGGTGTGCGCCGTGCAGAACCTGTGGCTGATGGCCACCGCCCTGGACCTCGGGGTCGGGTGGGTGTCGTTCTACCAGGAACCCTTCCTCAAGGAGCTGCTCGGGCTGCCCGAACAGGTGAGGCCGGTCGGCTGGCTGTGCGTGGGCCGCGTGACGAAACTCCAGGAGGTCCCCGACCTGATCCGTTTCGGCTGGAACCACCGCATCGCCCTGGAGGAGGTCGTCCACCACGACCGCTGGTGA
- a CDS encoding type IV toxin-antitoxin system AbiEi family antitoxin domain-containing protein: MKSRVALQQLAEVTESQWGMVTTAQARAQGIDHMTLKRLNDDGHLIRLIHGVYRNAGAPSAEHEELRAAWLAAEPRRLALERLHDNRPGIVISGESAARLHGIGDLRAARSEFTSPTRRQSQRLDVRYRTRDLPREDITVRHGLPTTTRERTIADLVEDRQDLSTVADALRDATRQSALDTERLTELLAPLARRNGCAAGDGAALLEKLAQSAGIDENSWARSIAENGPLMAKILSQCVTHLPQMQITHLPQMQAAVKKFSIAVDNLLNTSKFQKVFTPANQELLTAASQVLGNSLQTWKTRISTSETAELLANTIHNQLVNPMASASHPTPPPLESDMPHECEDPR, from the coding sequence ATGAAGTCACGTGTGGCGCTGCAGCAGCTGGCGGAGGTGACCGAATCCCAGTGGGGCATGGTCACAACCGCCCAGGCCCGCGCGCAAGGCATCGACCACATGACCCTCAAGCGGCTCAACGATGACGGCCACCTGATCCGGCTCATCCACGGCGTCTACCGCAACGCCGGCGCCCCGAGCGCGGAGCACGAGGAACTCCGGGCAGCGTGGCTCGCGGCCGAACCCCGCAGGCTCGCTCTCGAACGCCTCCACGACAACCGCCCGGGGATCGTCATCTCCGGGGAATCCGCTGCCCGGCTCCACGGCATCGGAGACCTCCGGGCCGCTCGGAGCGAGTTCACCTCGCCGACACGGCGACAGAGCCAGCGACTCGATGTCCGGTACCGCACCCGAGACCTTCCCCGTGAGGACATCACCGTCCGGCACGGCCTGCCCACGACCACACGGGAACGCACCATCGCCGACCTAGTCGAAGATCGGCAGGACCTCAGCACCGTCGCAGACGCGCTCCGGGACGCCACCCGGCAGTCCGCCCTGGACACCGAACGCCTCACCGAACTCCTGGCTCCCCTGGCGCGCCGCAACGGCTGTGCGGCAGGTGACGGCGCGGCGCTGCTGGAAAAACTCGCCCAGTCGGCGGGAATCGACGAGAACAGCTGGGCCAGAAGCATCGCAGAAAACGGACCCCTCATGGCAAAGATCCTCAGCCAGTGCGTCACTCATCTTCCCCAGATGCAAATCACCCACCTTCCCCAGATGCAAGCTGCTGTCAAGAAGTTTTCGATCGCAGTCGACAATCTTCTTAATACATCGAAGTTCCAAAAAGTCTTCACCCCAGCAAACCAAGAACTCCTCACGGCAGCGAGCCAAGTACTCGGGAACTCACTTCAGACCTGGAAAACCAGAATCTCCACCTCTGAAACCGCCGAGCTGCTCGCGAACACGATTCACAATCAGCTGGTTAACCCGATGGCAAGCGCATCACATCCCACTCCTCCGCCACTGGAGTCCGACATGCCACACGAATGCGAGGATCCTAGATGA
- a CDS encoding nucleotidyl transferase AbiEii/AbiGii toxin family protein: protein MTDPYQTPAAVESAIRSAAQKAAQNDKSLSTQERIRLEYFHRFLCRIFSETPTDAWLLKGGTALLARVPSARATSDVDLFNRRHSLAAALTELRRLAALDLGDFFRFEYVSQTDSLGGKQQAYTEGIRVSFDVYLGVNKKDRLNVDPVVKAVTTETPETIIPSNVLTLPKLPQCEYRLYPLVDQMADKVCATLSLYNGHSSTRVKDLVDLVVLTLTQTIDGGSLEVAITREAASRGLPLPETFTVPPDWDASYRRLASPIPDCKDHLTVALATSLVNALLEPVLAGKAKGLRWDPGIRAWV, encoded by the coding sequence ATGACAGATCCCTACCAGACACCGGCAGCAGTCGAGTCGGCAATACGATCAGCCGCTCAGAAAGCAGCCCAGAACGACAAGTCCCTCAGCACCCAGGAGCGCATCCGGCTGGAGTACTTCCACCGTTTTCTGTGCCGGATCTTCTCAGAGACGCCAACCGACGCATGGCTTCTCAAGGGCGGAACGGCCCTGCTGGCCAGGGTCCCATCGGCGCGAGCAACCAGTGATGTCGACTTGTTCAATCGGCGTCACTCACTGGCCGCAGCCCTGACTGAGCTTCGGCGCCTTGCGGCCCTTGACCTGGGAGATTTCTTTCGCTTCGAGTATGTCAGCCAAACGGATTCACTCGGCGGTAAACAGCAGGCCTACACCGAAGGCATCCGCGTGAGCTTTGACGTCTACCTCGGCGTCAACAAAAAGGACCGGCTGAATGTCGATCCCGTTGTCAAAGCCGTTACGACAGAGACCCCGGAGACCATCATCCCGTCGAATGTCCTGACACTCCCCAAACTCCCGCAGTGCGAGTATCGCCTGTACCCTTTGGTCGACCAGATGGCAGACAAGGTTTGTGCGACACTTTCCCTTTACAACGGTCATTCTTCGACACGCGTGAAGGACCTCGTGGACCTTGTTGTCCTCACACTCACACAGACCATCGATGGCGGCAGCCTTGAGGTGGCCATCACCCGAGAAGCAGCTTCCCGAGGGTTGCCGCTCCCGGAGACCTTCACGGTACCTCCGGACTGGGATGCCTCCTACAGAAGACTCGCCTCCCCCATCCCGGACTGCAAGGACCACCTCACCGTCGCATTGGCCACGAGCCTCGTCAATGCGCTGTTGGAACCGGTGCTTGCCGGGAAGGCCAAGGGCCTACGGTGGGATCCCGGGATTCGCGCATGGGTTTGA
- a CDS encoding aminoglycoside phosphotransferase family protein, whose product MILHREGEAARDWLEALPYTLEDLLDRWHLRLEGPPMYGMCAVVLPVHCKDGKRGALKVSWVDDETRLESVALRTWGGHGAVSVLHTDEGAGAMLLERLDERRVLLDVPIQEALDTAADLLRELRVPAPAGFRSVGDIAARWGTEFLEEWRRLGEPCPEKLVSSAVDVCAELAVMPSEPSLLHGDFHYANILGRGKDAWAAIDPKPLKGDPAYEVVPLLRNRWGEIRGGDETNTMVQQRMERFAGMAELEPMTVRWWSLVRSVDDAMWFQENGYEARAEISWDIARSMSADL is encoded by the coding sequence ATGATCCTGCACAGAGAGGGCGAGGCTGCCCGAGACTGGTTGGAGGCCTTGCCGTATACGTTGGAAGATTTGCTCGACAGGTGGCACCTTCGCCTGGAGGGACCGCCGATGTACGGGATGTGCGCTGTGGTTCTGCCTGTTCATTGCAAGGACGGGAAACGCGGTGCCCTGAAAGTGAGTTGGGTCGACGACGAGACCCGACTCGAGTCCGTTGCTTTACGCACGTGGGGCGGTCATGGAGCGGTCTCGGTGTTGCACACCGACGAGGGGGCCGGCGCCATGTTGTTGGAGCGGCTGGATGAGCGGCGGGTCCTTCTGGACGTCCCGATTCAGGAAGCGCTTGACACTGCCGCCGATCTTCTTCGCGAACTGCGCGTTCCTGCGCCCGCTGGGTTTCGCAGCGTCGGTGACATCGCTGCCCGGTGGGGCACGGAGTTCCTTGAGGAGTGGCGGCGGCTCGGCGAACCGTGCCCCGAGAAGCTCGTCTCCTCTGCCGTCGATGTGTGCGCAGAGCTGGCCGTCATGCCTTCGGAACCCTCGCTGCTGCACGGCGACTTCCATTACGCCAATATCCTTGGGCGTGGCAAGGATGCGTGGGCCGCCATTGACCCCAAGCCACTGAAAGGCGACCCCGCGTATGAGGTGGTTCCGCTGCTGCGCAACCGCTGGGGCGAAATCCGGGGCGGTGACGAAACGAACACCATGGTACAGCAACGGATGGAGCGGTTCGCCGGAATGGCTGAGCTGGAGCCAATGACCGTGCGCTGGTGGTCTCTCGTGCGCAGCGTGGATGACGCGATGTGGTTTCAAGAAAATGGCTACGAGGCCCGGGCGGAGATTTCTTGGGACATCGCCAGGTCGATGTCGGCGGATCTGTGA
- a CDS encoding AMP-dependent synthetase/ligase translates to MIQHLAVQMRAAIAEHADRPATRIRVGDDWCTHTFREFGERIDEAAQGLLNRGIRPGDRIGLFANNCPEWSEIDFGAATVRAIPVPIYATSTPEQIRHIAADSGLRILFAGGRSECERVLEVADDLPELEHLVILEPWEGMPERVITYDDFRAEPETRALEARLAEAGPDDLASIIYTSGTTGDPKGVMLRHSAMIAQKEAIEEMFHFGPEDHSLCFLPLSHALERAWTSIILLKGCMNTYVPDARTVADALVQTKPTLLVSVPKLYEKVFATAHAKVAASGIKRGIFKWALRVGARNQRAYRKGRRPAWFWRAQLGMADRLVLSSIRVALGGNKAVLACGGAPLRKEIEEFFSAVGMPIYTGYGLTEASPLVTFNSPGGFKIGTAGRVLKGGQLHIGEHGEVLFRGPNVMAGYWNNEEATAAAIDSDGWLHTGDAGYVDVDGFLVITDRIKDIIVTLGGKNVAPQPIEGLILADPLFEHAVLLGDNRPCVTLLVKPSLPHVEELGKLMQWPGEVADWLKSNELAEELRRRVTALTDKLPSQEKPRATELMDGDLTTDNGLLTPTLKVRRRQVEERFKELIDGMYEALERRRRSS, encoded by the coding sequence ATGATCCAGCACCTCGCCGTACAGATGCGCGCGGCCATCGCCGAGCATGCCGACCGTCCAGCCACCCGGATCCGGGTCGGCGACGACTGGTGCACCCACACCTTCCGCGAGTTCGGTGAGCGCATCGACGAGGCGGCGCAGGGGCTGCTGAACCGGGGAATCCGGCCGGGCGACCGCATCGGTTTGTTCGCGAACAACTGTCCCGAGTGGTCGGAGATAGACTTCGGCGCCGCCACCGTGAGGGCCATCCCGGTGCCCATCTACGCCACCTCCACCCCGGAACAGATCCGGCACATCGCTGCCGATTCCGGGCTGCGGATCCTGTTCGCAGGCGGGCGCAGCGAGTGCGAACGCGTCCTGGAGGTCGCCGATGACCTGCCCGAACTGGAGCACTTGGTGATTCTCGAACCCTGGGAGGGCATGCCGGAACGGGTCATCACCTACGACGACTTCCGGGCCGAACCCGAAACCCGGGCCCTGGAGGCCCGTCTCGCGGAGGCAGGCCCCGATGATCTGGCGTCGATCATCTACACCTCCGGTACCACCGGCGACCCGAAGGGGGTGATGCTCAGGCACTCCGCGATGATCGCCCAGAAAGAGGCGATCGAGGAAATGTTCCACTTCGGGCCGGAGGATCACTCGCTGTGTTTCCTACCCCTCTCGCACGCGCTGGAGCGGGCCTGGACCAGCATCATCCTGCTCAAGGGCTGCATGAACACCTACGTTCCCGACGCCCGCACCGTCGCCGATGCCTTGGTGCAGACGAAACCGACGCTGCTCGTGAGCGTCCCCAAGCTGTACGAGAAGGTGTTCGCGACCGCTCACGCGAAGGTCGCTGCCTCGGGGATCAAACGTGGCATCTTCAAGTGGGCGCTGCGGGTGGGGGCCCGCAACCAGCGGGCCTACCGCAAGGGAAGGCGACCTGCGTGGTTCTGGCGCGCCCAACTCGGCATGGCCGACCGGCTCGTCCTGTCCTCGATCCGCGTCGCCCTGGGCGGCAACAAGGCGGTCCTGGCCTGCGGTGGGGCGCCGCTGCGCAAGGAGATCGAGGAGTTCTTCTCGGCGGTCGGGATGCCCATCTACACCGGCTACGGGCTGACCGAGGCCTCGCCGCTGGTGACCTTCAACTCGCCGGGCGGGTTCAAGATCGGCACGGCGGGGCGGGTGCTCAAGGGCGGGCAGCTGCACATCGGCGAACACGGTGAGGTGCTGTTCCGCGGCCCGAACGTGATGGCCGGGTACTGGAACAACGAGGAGGCCACCGCGGCCGCCATCGACTCCGACGGCTGGCTGCACACCGGGGACGCCGGATATGTCGACGTCGACGGGTTCCTGGTCATCACCGACCGCATCAAGGACATCATCGTCACCCTCGGCGGCAAGAACGTCGCGCCGCAGCCCATCGAGGGCCTCATCCTCGCCGACCCACTGTTCGAGCACGCCGTCCTGCTCGGCGACAACCGGCCCTGCGTGACGCTGCTGGTCAAACCGTCGCTGCCGCACGTGGAGGAGCTCGGGAAACTGATGCAGTGGCCGGGTGAGGTGGCCGACTGGCTGAAGTCCAACGAACTGGCCGAGGAGTTGCGCCGACGGGTCACCGCCCTGACCGACAAACTCCCGAGCCAGGAGAAACCCCGCGCCACCGAGCTGATGGACGGCGACCTCACCACGGACAACGGCCTGCTCACCCCGACGTTGAAGGTGCGTCGCCGGCAGGTGGAGGAGCGTTTCAAGGAACTCATCGACGGCATGTACGAGGCACTGGAACGGCGTCGGCGCTCCAGTTGA